One Pyrus communis chromosome 13, drPyrComm1.1, whole genome shotgun sequence genomic window carries:
- the LOC137713915 gene encoding disease resistance response protein 206-like: MEPKTSLVSALFLFFLLYGTLASPTLKPSLKPRPPPHHPCRHLVFYFHDIIYNGKNSKNATATIVGSPAWGNKTILAGQNHFGDLVVFDDPITLDNNLHSTPVGRAQGFYIYDKKEIFTAWLGFSFVFNSTQHKGSINFAGADPLMNKTRDISVIGGTGDFFMARGIATLMTDAFEGEVYFRLRVDIKLYECW; encoded by the coding sequence ATGGAACCAAAAACGAGCCTAGTTTCagctctcttcctcttcttccttctctaTGGAACATTGGCTTCCCCGACCTTGAAACCCAGTTTGAAGCCTCGTCCTCCTCCTCACCACCCTTGCAGACACCTAGTTTTCTACTTCCACGACATTATCTACAACggaaaaaattcgaaaaacgcCACTGCAACCATTGTAGGTTCACCGGCTTGGGGCAACAAGACCATTTTGGCAGGACAAAACCATTTTGGTGACCTAGTTGTGTTTGATGACCCAATAACTCTGGACAACAATTTGCACTCAACCCCAGTTGGTCGTGCCCAAGGCTTCTACATTTACGACAAGAAGGAAATCTTCACTGCATGGCTTGGCTTTTCCTTTGTATTCAACTCCACCCAACACAAAGGGAGCATCAATTTTGCAGGGGCTGACCCATTGATGAACAAGACTAGGGACATATCGGTCATTGGCGGGACAGGTGATTTCTTCATGGCTAGAGGGATTGCTACTTTGATGACTGATGCATTTGAGGGTGAAGTTTACTTTCGTCTCCGAGTTGACATTAAGTTGTATGAGTGTTGGTAA
- the LOC137712254 gene encoding uncharacterized protein: MSSSSSRMMWELDQEEEKLFKQSEGMFNHQVAKNEREEDEERRRRDDEKDAFGAMGLIPQQKITAALRILAYGTSVDQVDEITRMGKSTILESLMRFCGAIKSIYTAEYLRKPTNMDLERFLKKVEMRGFPRMIGNIDCMHWTWKNYPSVWQGAYGDTKGAKNIILEAVASFDTWIWHAFFGVPGAQNDINVLTQFPMFNDVLQGKAPKVTYEVNGRMYDGPYYLADDIYPRWSTIIKTVPCLRSAKEKHFASCQEGCRKDVERCFGILQASWAIVRDAARLFDVESLRSIMVTKMNHPDNHANANVNLVENVENDHGTLWKYVKKLERVENGR; the protein is encoded by the exons atgtcttcttcttcctcaaggatgatgtgggaactcgaTCAGGAAGAGGAAAAATTGTTTAAGcaatcagaaggaatgttcaatcaccaggtggcaaaaaatgagagggaagaggatgaggagcgtagaaggagagatgacgaa aaggatgcttttggtgctatgggtctcattccccagcaaaaaattactgctgccttgcggatacTTGCATATGGAACATCTgtagaccaagtggatgagataacgagaatggggaaatcaaccattcttgagtccttgatgaggttttgcggagcaatcaaatctatctacaccgcagaGTACCTCCGGaaacctacaaacatggacttggaacGGTTTCTGAAGAAGGTCGAGATGCGTGGTTTTCCTAGGATGATTGGAAAcattgattgtatgcattggacgtggaaaaactatCCAAGTGTATGGCAAGGCGCTTATGGGGACACAAAAGGagcaaaaaatatcattttggaggcggtggcatcttttgatacatggatttggcacgcctttttcggggttccgggagctcaaaatgacatcaacgtccttacCCAATTCCCAATGTTCAACGATGTcttgcaaggaaaggcaccaaaagtcacgtatgaggtcaatggacgtatgtacgacgggccatactacctagctgacgacATTTACCCGCGGTGGTCAACAATTATCAAAACAGTGCCATGTCtgcgaagtgcaaaggaaaaacactttgcaagctgtcaagaggggtgcaggaaggatgtggagcgttgttttggtatcctccaagctaGTTGGGCAATCGTCAGGgatgctgccagattgtttgatgtagagtcacttcgatccatcatggtgac AAAAATGAATCATCCTGATAATCATGCGAATGCTAATGTCAACCTAGTTGAAAATGTTGAAAATGATCATGGTACATTGTGGAAGTATGTCAAAAAGCTCGAAAGAGTGGAAAATGGAAGATGA
- the LOC137712255 gene encoding uncharacterized protein encodes MSSTQSDNPLKHASDDVGWEYEVLADPSNSDKVKCKLCKKVLSGGIYRMKQHIAHFKGNVAGCIKSSDDNKAKCKAALDEAKKKKKERNMHYEEVMEEVQLPHIEEDEDIEVVESRKRSRTLGPIDRFASSINPSSSKSNDGSKTWLIRKKDLRIIVASDEWEQCKHSKSTKGKVAYATMVSAQFWNGVSLCLRVFEPLFKVLWLVHGDKKPSMRFLYGELQKARNEIKEALKNNEAHYRPIIQIIDEKAHDQLDGPLHLAAYFLNPFYFFKDPSIQHDSLVMDAMFTCVEKFFPDNFEVQNQVINIEILKYKKKDGGFGRHLMEIGCIQNDDNYDPCMILIE; translated from the exons ATGTCGTCCACCCAATCAGATAATCCATTAAAGCATGCTTCAGACGATGTGGGATGGGAATATGAGGTGTTGGCGGATCCTTCAAACTCGGATAAGGTGAAATGTAAGCTGTGTAAAAAAGTACTCAGTGGTGGCATTTATAGAATGAAACAACACATAGCCCATTTCAAGGGAAATGTAGCTGGATGCATAAAGTCTTCGGATGACaataaagcaaaatgtaaagcCGCCTTAGATGaagcaaaaaagaagaagaaagaaagaaacatgcACTATGAGGAAGTGATGGAAGAGGTTCAACTTCCACatattgaagaagatgaagatattGAAGTTGTTGAGTCAAGGAAAAGGTCGCGAACTCTTGGCCCTATTGATAGGTTTGCATCCTCCATCAATCCCagttcttcaaaatcaaatgatgGAAGCAAGA CTTGGTTGATAAGAAAAAAAGACTTGAGGATTATAGTTGCTAGTGATGAATGGGAACAATGCAAACATTCCAAGAGTACAAAGGGGAAAGTGGCATATGCTACCATGGTGAGTGCACAATTTTGGAATGGGGTCTCACTTTGCTTGAGAGTTTTTGAACCGTTGTTTAAGGTTCTTTGGCTTGTGCATGGGGATAAAAAGCCATCAATGAGGTTTTTGTACGGGGAGCTACAAAAAGCGAGGAATGAGATCAAAGAGGCATTGAAAAATAATGAGGCCCATTATAGACCAATCATACAAATTATTGATGAAAAAGCTCATGATCAACTTGATGGTCCATTACATTTGGCGGCCTACTTCTTGAATCCTTTTTACTTCTTCAAAGATCCAAGCATTCAACATGATTCATTAGTCATGGATGCCATGTTTACTTGTGTTGAGAAGTTCTTCCCTGACAACTTTGAAGTCCAAAACCAAGTTATTAATATAGAGATCCTGAAGTACAAGAAAAAAGATGGTGGATTTGGAAGACATTTGATGGAGATTGGATGCATTCAGAATGATGACAACTATGATCCGTGTATGATTCTAATTGAGTAA
- the LOC137712253 gene encoding ubiquinone biosynthesis monooxygenase COQ6, mitochondrial-like, giving the protein MLARVRSGFGVVLVLGWGKTGAGKKGSVPHLKSRHYLTKELIDKLTEERALAGGFAIAIHPSGVRKTHIDILVSPGYHLAIHQHQESNSGPHTVHPLAGQGVNLGFGDAFALSRIICEGIAVGTDITDELLLKKYEAERKSANVTMIAILDSFQKAYSVDFGPLNVLRAAAFNGTQYIPPFKRSIISYASGDQRSPIFS; this is encoded by the exons ATGTTGGCGCGGGTGAGATCTGGGTTTGGGGTGGTTCTGGTTTTGGGTTGGGGGAAGACGGGAGCAGGGAAGAAGG gGAGTGTGCCCCATCTCAAGTCACGTCACTATTTAACGAAAGAATTGATAGATaaactgacggaag aaAGAGCACTAGCTGGTGGTTTCGCTATAGCCATCCATCCTTCTGGGGTTAGGAAGACTCACATAGACATTTTAGTCTCCCCTGGCTACCATCTTGCGATTCACCAGCATCAGGAATCGAACTCAGGAC CACATACCGTTCACCCTTTGGCCGGGCAAGGGGTTAATTTGGGGTTTGGAGACGCATTTGCTCTATCAAGAATCATTTGTGAGGGAATTGCAGTGGGAACAGACATTACTGAT GAATTGTTGTTGAAGAAATATGAAGCAGAGAGGAAATCGGCAAATGTCACAATGATAGCAATCCTGGACAGTTTCCAGAAGGCTTACTCTGTTGATTTCGGACCTTTAAATGTACTACGAGCTGCTGCATTCAACGGAACACAGTACATCCCACCTTTTAAGAGGAGTATCATTTCATATGCCTCAGGGGATCAAAGATCGCCAATATTCTCTTGA